The Drosophila innubila isolate TH190305 chromosome 2L unlocalized genomic scaffold, UK_Dinn_1.0 4_B_2L, whole genome shotgun sequence genome segment AAATTGTTGTCACAAAGATTATGATTTTTCTGTAAAGATTTGTGGAGACAGTAGTAAGAAGCCGTGGCgccaatataaaaataaatgacttTTCCTCGACTGACTCAACAATTAGTCATACATATTATTGTCATTTATTTCTTAGTAGGGCTGAAATCCCAGCGGTGCTGCAATACCGGGCCAACCCTTGACAGAGGTGGAGCAAGCTCCTAGCACTCCGTCTGATACCAAAATGGAGGAACTATCAGATGTTAAGCTGATAAGAACATATACTACACATTTGAACTTAGCCAAAAGGCCGAGAAGCGATAACTTTAATGGTGTCAACGCCTACAACTCCATTCGTCGACTACTATAACAACTTGGgatttataatgaaaacgTAAATTTTGCACAACCATTTTGTAGTGCCTACTCTAGGGTAGTTCACTTAAGGGTAGCTTCGTTAAGGGTGTCATCTTGATATGACTTGACATCATtgccaagaaaaaaaattatttgaaaaatatatagatttagtcgagaaatataataaaaagatatttgaCGCTGGAATAATTACTtagaaagttaaaatatattaattaagtcAAACATTAATTTGCTATATATTGCTAGAGAAACGTAACATCATGTAACGCAACGTGTCGGACTAaggctaattaaaaataagtgggaaaatatttttaaattcaaaatctttaaaaattaacttacattatttaaaatgatattcaaaAAAGTTGTATGCAAAAAGTCTTTTCCATTTCggaaagttttttgtttttcaaccCCAACTCAAAACCAACTTTTATTGCTGTAacgcactatggtccggatgaagattttttaggaattaagtcattttataaacatgttcAAAGTACCGATATTTTGATGGCGATGTATTCAAAACACATCAagctcaaatgttgcataactaaaattttaacatttctcaACACTGTTCAGCAATCAGCTGTTGAACAGAGTTGATTTGAACAAAGAGCACATGAAACGGATATTCTCATAtttaaggttaatttgaattgtcttACAACACGTATATAAATGctatattaacaaaatttatcatggattatattcattgtggtttgtattttgtgtttatatatctgttttgcttaaaatcaaaatgctatATGTTGCCatctgtaatttaaaaacttgcctcgaaaaaaaatttttcaataaaattttttttttaataagatataaCTAATTTTGTCAGCACTTGTCAGCAATgtgactatatgcattttgaatattgatcaattctaaaattgtacTGTTAAGCTTAAGTTGcgcatttttgcgcatttttcacaatttcactttatttcagcTAACCTCACGTTATAAAATGCGTATTCGTTTAAAGTGTGGCGACAACACATGagacaaaatgaccaaaattatgattttttggcttatttttttgtgcgcATTGGCGAATATTACAAAAGCTTGTGTTTAcatattgaataaatgttaaatctacaatcaacaaaaaaaaatttctagtttcatacaaaaagttagttcacgaccgattttaataatttgaactaTATGACATTATAAATGATAGTATTCCGATCTTGATATATGTTAGCTCGAATGTGAGGAGCATATTATCACTTATATACGAtcagtttggtcagatattttgaaaaaaatagcgtttttagaaaaaaaattacttttcgactgataattcctattatttctatatgatatagttgtccgatttggatGAAATTTTTCCAACACGTTACGGGAATAGTAACACGCCTAACCTGTAAGTTTGGTCCTgatagcttgaaaaacaaaaaatttaaatatcgcagaatcgaaaataaaggcgggaccacgcccacttttctagGCCATTTGCGTATTTATATCATAGGCTCAACGCAAAAGACTAgaccaaaaaaactttattcgttctcgagttattaatttattcctaaaaaatcttcatccggaccatagtgtaACGTAACGTCACCGCATATTTTTGTCCTATATCCAGCAATACAATGTTTCTAGAATATAATCATGACATTTGTGTGTTCATTTGAGTATTAACAGGGCTAAAATGGACTATCAATAACTTTTTTCGATTTAACATAGCACATAGGAACATGTATTTTTCCTAAATATTTagatagaaaatttaaatgcttttttgaGCGGTCAATCAAGCAATATTCAGCagatttaagttaaaatgGACAAGTGCAAACACTTTCCCCAATGAgcgaaaattttgaaacattttttaaattctttgacatcaaattacaaataaaatgaaaatcgcTAACAGGATATTTTTAACTTATCCTGTAATATCAGCGTCAGCAGAACGTTCTTTAAGTAAACTTTAAGTTGTAAATAAACCACTTAAGGTCTTCAATGAGAGAGAAGAGACTTACACACAAGCGATTTTtcacttaatatttttgataaaaaaccGTCGGTGTTTTGAGAACAACTTGGATATTTCTAATGCGTCAGTTTTCACCGATGGAAATATTATAGAGCACATCCTATTTTTTTATCGGAGTCGGTCAAAAGACTACTATGTTAAAGCATTTTTGTTTGCAACTGTTGAGGTTGTGACCAAATTCTGTGAGAACAAAAACCGCTGGGATTTTTGTTTGACAAAAATAGATGTgggttaaataattaaaaagttctCGTATGTAAGCATCTTTGACAATCTCAGTTTGTTGTCGATCGAGAATACCATTACAGAATCTTTAAATATGGAgaaaatttttcttccttaaaatatagaaaagtacgagttttgaatttaattttatatatattaagttctatacgttgttgttttagtttaagtttttgttaccttacagaaattttttgttattatttttgtaacttgttattaattttaaattgttgacaCTCCTATTAGAGCCCGGCACAAGCTCACACTAATTCGAGTTAACAGTCAGAAATTACACTGTACACACATTCAAAACGactcattttttgttttcaaataaatacttCAACTCCTTATGAGTTATTGAATCATCAGATTCATTGACTCGAAGCTAAGCTGCCGTGTGGCTCAACTCATTTTGTATGATGTGCTTTCACACTGTTACGAAAATCATTATGATTTTAAGACAGTCTCTCTAGTGTTTGCTCTCACACTCGTTGTTATGATCTTGCTGAGTTATTTCAGTGTTGAATGTGCGAATCACACATTTTCAGAAATAAATAACTAGTGCAAGGTGAATTTCTAATAAGGTGACGTCCTCCGATTTGGTAAGAGGCCAAACAGTATTAGGTTCTTTCGGGAAGCGCTACGACGTTTGCAAGCATACTATCAAAAGGATGACCCCCAAAAGAGAGCAGCCGTGGTAAAGACGGCTTCACTGTTGCCAATTTCCCTTTTTTCTGGttttacaagttttttaaagCAAGGAATATCactaaaatcataaatttttctcTGAGCAAAGAATTTGACAGTGTTGAAACTGCTGATAGTGTTCACAGTGCTTACAGTAGAGAGTTTGTCAATATCACCTGTTGCTTGTATTTGAAAGCTGTAATGAGAGAGACTgtgattttttattcaatcaaGCAAATCATTTTTTGTGAACCGGACTCACACTAGCTTTAGATTATGACTCGACTGGATCATAGACTCATGCTCATGAATGAGTTTTAAGACAAAGTCATTGTACAGACAGTGTGAGGATTGATAGTGTTATGAGTATCACATGATTTGTTTGGGAAATATGggataatttttagtttagtgTGCACTCATGCAGGGCTCTAACTCTATTGCCATTTTAAtcatgttttgtttatttgttaaaaaaatattgtgatAATATCAAATGTGTGGGGGGGGTGCACCGCCAAAATCTTTGTCCCGGGAAAAACTTTTCCTCGCAACGACGCTGCCTATATCTTTTAATCAAAAAGGCCGattgttttccaattttttattaaatataaatttttttaaatttttatttttttcatgttttttttgtcagattttgCCGTACGAATGTAACGCAACGGGGCTGTGGAAATGCCTATAtccaaatttgttgaaaacgcTCCTTGATGTGATGAATATTAATTAGTCGCTTTTATAAACTTGATTTCCTTTGACGCAAAATGTGCACAGTATTACATTAATGACATTAAGTTAATCTACTTCAAGTCAGaataattgtcaaaaaaacCTTATCAATAACCTCTAagatgtgaatgtgtgtaaTATCTGCcatgaatttattataatttcaattttaatttatagaaagtttaattaagaacaaatttagatgctaTTAGAGGAAATACGTGAATCGATGAATTTTTAACTAGTAGCTGAGCAAATATAAGGCTGCACATTTAAGTTACGCAATGTCAAGtggaaaattaattgaaaatccaattttcgaggcttaaatatcaataaaatctaacataaatatttaatgagccATTCACCGAGCGAGAATTTGTAGAGAATTAGCTGGGAATTTGCAACGAAGTCGTAAAACTGAAGCAGATGGAATAAAAAATCGATTCGAAAgtgtaaaataacatttattcaaGCAATTGTTCTCTTATAGCAaagaatgataaaaataattatgaatagCCCTAAAAGTACGTGACCATAAAAATCACTcaagttgccaaaaaaaaaaaaaaaaatgggacaAAATAATGATGGAAAGATTGTATAATTAACCTCTCCTGCGATTCGTGTGGAATTCTAAATGGTTTAAGACTAATGTAAAGCTAAAAACAGTGTGTCTATATATAGACAATGGAATTAATTAGTATTAGGCACTTCGAGTACTCAAAAAAtgccaagttgttgttgttgtggatatGCGCTCCAGTCGCCGATAAAAGATGAAACCGCAAAGGAAACCGGCCAAAATGCCACCCAGATGGGCGTCAAGACTAATGCGGGGATTGCGGTTGTGATTGATGCAAAAATGATAAACTGTGAATGCGACATCACTGACTAGCAATATCAAAATCACAGCAATGCGTACAAAGCGATGCGACAATTGTGAGAagttctaaaataataaaaaagaaaatacaaaatgaaaacaaataggAACATGTTATATTGCGGTTGCATTCGATTTGGACACAGTTGACTGACCAAAACCAGGTGCGGCACATGACTGCACAGCATCGCATAGACGCCCGCGGAGgcacccaacaacaacagctccgGCTGCAACCAGGCATTGGCCAATGCCCCACAAATGCCGCCCGCAATATAAACCAGGCCCACACGACAATGACCCTGCTCCAGTTCCAGCCAGATCCCAATAAAGCACtgacaaacacaaaaaataaaaaataaataaacagaaataaacaaataagaagATATAAGACAATTACTCAGAGTGGTGTGTGGTTGATAGAGCAACTCACCTGAAGACACATATTAATACTCAAATGCCAAACGTCCGCATGAAGCAGCATGTAGGTAAAGTAGCGCCAATATTCGTGGCATGATTCCGGCCTATAGATGAGACGCCGTTGCATGCACTCATTGGAAATCAGATGCAGCGATATCTGTgaatgaagaagaaaaaacattGACCTTAAAGTCACAATCAGCCATTACACTGAGAAACAAAGTTGCGGGCAAGCTTAGTTAATATTACTGAGATTGACTCTACACTCATacctaaaataatatatgtataatacatttttaattcaatcagATTTATTGTCTGTTTTAACATAAGAGCCCTGATAGTTCTAGCTCTAAggctaaatatttatatggacAACTATTTGAGATATAATCCTGCCTGACCTGAATCAGATTTCTTCAGTACTTGCAGATTGTCCAATTACTTGGGATCAAGTTATTTGCTTCAACtcgtatttaattaatacgcAGATTCAGATTTagtgaacatttttaattaattcgatTTAATATACCATTTTTCGGATATAGAGATCATCATgtccaaaaacaacaaatgttgttATGAATGGGGATAATCTTTAATCTATCATTTTTCTACAAAGTAGTTTGAATAAATCCAGCATTTAATCGTGATTCATATTTACAGAGAACTTTACTTCGAATACTTTAGGCTTGAGTATCATCTTTAATCTATCTTTATATGGAACACTGAGTTAAAGAGTTACTTATATACAACAATTTGAATCACATTCATTGAAAATTGTACCCATTTCCACTGTACACAGTTTACTTATTTCGTTACTcatcattttaattgatattgcATTTTTGCTCAAATAGTTCAGACTCAATATCGTCTTTTATCTTTCCATTCAacttattcatatttattcacgtcattcattttaaaattctaatatCTAAAATTATCTTACTAAGCATCACTAAATTAAACTCAACGCCTTGTTGCACAGTGTCATCGATCAAAAAATGAGAGAATTATTGGATGCCAAGCAATCTGTCACTTTCGCTCAGCGGCCAAGTGTGAGATACCAAAGTGTGAGTGCCAAGAGCTGCCACACAAATATTGATGCTTTGTCAGCGGCAACATCTTGAGTCTTGAGGCAGCAACACCAAAACGGTGGCAGCATGCATCACACCAAATAAGACAAATGCCAGTTGCAACATTTTAAGTTGTCTACTGACTAAAATGGCAATAAACTCAAGACACGTCGCTAGTGATTGtgatttggatttggattgaGATTCGAGTTCGAGATTGTGCAATATGGAATGAATAGCATTTTGTGGGCTGGGTTTAATTATCACCAATAACAACATCTCTAACAATTAACAACGATCTCAACATGATTGTGCGTAGATagcaaacatttcaaatattaagaCGTGACACAAAATGGGTCGAATTATGCAACGGGGATGCAATAACCACAGGTACAGACACTTGTGAGACTTCCCAGGTGAATGAGTAGGTGGCTGTGGCAAAAACGTATCCACAATTCCACATATCCAAAGCACTTGCTACAAGACTAAATCCAACACTTTCAATGAACTGGAACACACTCACAATAAATTTCTGGAACTGTATGAAGGCATAGATGCAAAGATGCATTAAGAGAAGTACAATAAATGCATTAACAAATCGCAGGTTAGTTGTGTTACCAACTTTTGTACATttgttatcattattatttatttttaataagcagTATTTAACATTAagcttaataaacaaaaaaaaaaaaacaaataagcgTATAGTAATTCtttcaaatgatttattaattttatttcctcAGTAAATTCAACTTTTCTTCATTAATTTGTCCTTATcgaaaagcaatttaaataataaagtttttaaaaagatgATTGCTTATCAAAAACAAGCAAAGTGAGTATCCACATATGACAAATGCCATTTACTTAATGGCTGTATAATTGCTGTATGTGCAACATTCcagattaattataaatactcgcacctataaaaaattttctatactTTTAGTCAGCAGTACTTAagaaatgatataaaatgaGTCTTTGTTTCACTCACAAATATGCTGATTACAAGTCCAGCGAACTCATAAGTCTCATAAAATAAGTCATTCAGgttcaaataaatacatgcaACAGCTGATAAGCCTTCAAAACATGCTTcagaaaaagaatttaattcgTATGTAAAGCAAATGTATGAAATAATTTACGTTTCCAAAAAAACAATCTTTCGCagctaaaaaataactaaaaaacaaataaacatgcGCGTGAAACtcaaacaaaagtaaaagtaattattGACCGCAAGTGGCGATAGCAAGATGTGTgtgatttgaaaattaaatttggataatagaaagagagagatacatAAAACATTTGGCACGCCGCGTCCGACTGCCTTTGACTGGCAGCTGAACAGGGAAGTGTGAAATGTGGAGCAATTGCATCATAAATGGGGCATTACCTGCATAAAGCACATCAATAAAATGAACCAGGGCACACGCCATTGACGACGTCGATCCATCGAATGTGTCGCCGTCAAATCATCAATGAATATTTTCTGCAAAGGCGCAACGCGAGGATATattggcagcagcaacttggCATCCTTtgtgttcttgttgctgtcaaTGTGAGACAGCGACAttttcgcacacacacttatcaCACTGTCACACTTTTAATTCGAAACAACAGAAATACTTAAGCAAAATATTCAACTGAAAACAACGAAGAACGAACGCTACGTCCGCTGCGTTTAGCGTTTAACCCACgactacactacactacacccAACCCAAAACAGCGCCCACCTATCAAACAACAGtgctttgttgttatttttatttttattgctgttgctgttcttgttcgTTATGTTTAATTCGAACACGCATCGAATCGGATCCATCGATCGTTTGATCTTTCATTTTTGCACTTGAGCGTAGGAATAAAAACTGCAGCAAACTTTTGTGCGTCagctcaaaaattaattttttagttggATTGTGTCTTTGCTAGATGAATGAACTCTGCTATCTTTAACGCTTTTACAGTCGTCGttgtacaaacaaaaaacctctttacgaggtaaaagtctagaaAGTCTTTATATGCCAAAAATatcgaacaaaatttaaaatcgtgGATATCATACATTTTTGAAGCCGTTCGGTGCGTCGAAATTTcatgcattaaattttcaactgattgttctTGATGCGATAATCCGGgataacagaaaaaaaatataatataaatataacgtTAATTAGCTCAAAAAccttattatcttaaaaactgtgggtgtggtggtttttcccGAATTGCGGGGCGGAGGGgagcgtggcttaaatttgaaacaaacttgatctgcgtggggtctgtagaaatctgtgtgtcaaatttggttgctctagttcttaaagtctctgagatgcaactttttattaataattcacCAAACAAAAATCATCGAATACCGATATACCCTACAAGTCAAAATGATTGGTTCAAAGCTTGTCTGCCAatggaaaaacaacaataaaggaAGCTACCTGCATTCTTGAATGTTGCAggagaaaatttaaaagaatgcGAAAGCAACAATATTCCGTGGTTATTATACAGCTCTTTGATAACATTAATCAATAAAgctttgaaatgtttttaaataaaaaacataaaaaataagtaaatattatctaaaaaaaaatttttgcatacATTGTCAAACTATATTTTGTAGCtccagcaataaaaataaaagccagTCGAGGAGACAAGAATCCTGGCATTATTATGTTGCAATATTGCAAATGCAATAAGCAAAATATAAGCAGTGAACTGTCAAAGATAcaaaagttaatattttatattgaaaagagGATTCCATATTATAGACCTGCTCTTGTTATAACTAAATGAATTTGCTGACAAGGACGTAAGCAGGGTTGTGCGGAGGGATTCAAATTagagaattatttaaaaaaaaacgtctgAGCTCTTTAACACATTTtctatgttttatataattaatatgtatttattaaatgtattatacGCAGTTTttaacagttaaaaaaaattaatttatttcaataaattttaaatttaataaaatctttccacatgattttttaatttagttaaataatttttggctTTAAGGACTTGATTGCAGACATTTTATTGTGTTGGCAGCACATTAGGAGCTGCATCATCGAAGCGAATCACATCCTTGGCATTTGACATTTTgctaaaatcaacaaattgccAACGAGTTGTTGCATTTCTAAACTTGCAACAACATCGACCTAAACATAAGCTAAAATGTTTTTACGAAAAAGTTATCGGCATTGTCATTGTGTGGTGAAAAGCTTTTTTCAACTCTCTCACTGactttttctctctcattttatttttctctttggGGCATAACACGTGGCTGGGCTGGGATTGTGGAGTGGAGGCGCCTGTCAGCACCGTGTGGCGTCGCTTATGAATGGCTttcaatgaaatatttatgtaagaATCCATTAAAACCGCTAGAGAGACCAAAAAAAACGGCACGAATAATTATCTTGGGTCAGTCACAGAGTTGAGAGTTGAACTCAGAAAGAAAAAGATAATGATAAGGCAAACCACAAATACATAACAGCAGACCAGACTCGAGTTTCACCTTGACACGCACTGAGTCATTAAGAGGCACCCATCTTAAATCTACGTGCCACAACAGTTGCCCGAAGAAGCCTTGTATAGTTTCCTAAGTTGATAAGGCCAAAAATCAGTCAGTTAGACAATTCTTATATCGACTAACGCGCCAGTATATACTGCGTCTCTTATTTCGAGTTACCCTTTCGTCCGTAGAGTCACTAACTTTTTAGGGACGTCTTGACTTGAGGTGCAGCTTAAAACGATTCGGCAGCTTTGCTCAGCTACAATGCTGGTATGAAAGCTTCTATTTGTTTACGAATATAATGATTGGAAGATGCAAAACTtacgtaaatatttaaaaaatctaagaAACAGACATTTTGCGTTCCAGAAGATTTTAGTAGCTTTAAAGCAACTAAAAAAGCTTTGTTACTGATTATTATGCGAAAAGTGGAAATACCCCAAACTACAATAATGTATACATGTGTAAATGTTTCGATGAACACTTTggtaaacttttatttttacagttatttgtttaaaaatgaaaattgttaaagaaGCAAACTATTATGGGAAAAAggtataaatgttaaaaaaataattttttgatagtcattttttaaatattttatcgcAGAAAATCcataagataaaaaattatacatgcCAAGTATAGGAAAATATCATTGATTTCAGTGAACATAAAGTAGTAGATAATTGGCGAATACATCGAAAGTTAAAGACTGTAATTCCCAACATGTTTATGTGCAAATTGTTCGCTCAACTGTAAAAATGGAATATACTTATACcattataacaatttatagCCTTGAGCCGAATCAACAtgattttttggtaaaaaccAACATGCTCTCTAATTGTCGGTAAAAAACTGTTCACAGTTTTGCCCAAAAATTCAGCTAGTGAAGGACTTGTAATTTTAGGCTGAGCAAAGAAACATTTAGGAAAATCTTTGCTCAAAATCTTGAGCACACAAACTCATTACGCGACTGAGGGGCATACTGAGGGAAAAGTGGGCGGGGCTGCCAGTTGATtgagtgactgactgactgaggaGCTGTCACTTGGGAGGTTAGTAGTAGAAATTGGGAAGGAGAGGAGGCttatgggcgtggcagtgcgTAGCGGCCTATTGCGGTTTCAGTTTATGACCGCAATTTTATTGATACCGCCagtgggagtaaataaagtgGCAAAACTGCTTCTACCCCCCTCGCGATACCCCCTTTCTTACATTCCCCGATGCGACTATAAAGCGCAGCGTCTAGTTTCGGGTTTCGGTTATTTGGAATTCTGGGAAAATTGGGGAAAAGCCAGGGCGTGTTTATTACCGGATATCTGCaatgcaataacaataactacaaGCCTACTAAACTAATGCGCTTGTAAAATTACAATAAGAGGAGAGAGAAGGATCTCTAGGGAGTGTATAAAGCTATGAAGCGAGGGggctttcaaaatttaaaagcagcaAATGATTCAGCCGCTTAGACTCTACGTCGAGATAAATCTATTTTACAGTTTACGCATGGCAAATCGAGGCGACTTGcctagttaaatatataagctGGTAGTACCCAAGTGTCATTACAGTTAGTtatgtgtataagtgtgtgtgcctctgtgtgtgtgtgtgtgtgtgtgtatgtgtaaatgCGTGCTGTCCTTAGGCGTGCAGAGACATAAGCTTCAAAGTTGCTTGTTTACTCGGCTCAGGCACAacatgtgtatgtgagtgtatgCGAGTgaaagtttatatattatacatttttgtacatgtatgtttgtgtgtctttttgtgtgtttgcctCAGTTGCAAACTCAATTATTAACTATGCGAAGCAAATGGTAACACCTTCAACTTTCCCATCGTGTTCGAATCATAAGTAACTCCTTCTCACTCTCACTCATTCTCTCTATCCActtctgcctctctctctctctcttttacttatttctcTTTCTATACAAGACACACTCTTTAGAGGCTTAGAATATCCGTCAACTCGAgggaaatttgcattttatcaTCCATGTGTCGGTCTTAATGCTGCAAGGggctttgcttttaattggttttctcAGCACTCGATGCTtgtgttgtacttgttgtaaatatttatgttcttgttgctgtagAGTAGGTTGTAGTTGTTAATTTGACTGAAAGCCGACAAAGATGCCAGCAATGTGGCACTAActtataattgtttaattagcaAGTAAAATACGGTGAAAATATGTGGAAATTATTAGATAGAGCTCTGCGAATAACTTAGCGTTGTCTCGGTAAATTGCTTAAAGTGCCTCGTAATAgtttataaaacaatacacTTAATCCTGTAGTGATAAATCTATAAggtgaaaaacaaatatatgagTTGAGCAGGCATTAAAGCGATAAATTATtgactataaaataaaatgaatatgaagCCTTAAGGGTATCACAAATGGATTAAGGAATATTAGTTCTATATTTAACTAAGGGCTACTCCTCTACAAATGTgcttcataatattttttttgtcccataaaaaagattaatataacaatttagTCGTAAAGTTATACATAAATGTCTTTTGATCAGAATGATACACGTATAATAGTTTTCGTTTTCCttacattaaatttggtatcaATTTAATTGG includes the following:
- the LOC117781128 gene encoding protein rhomboid, translated to MSLSHIDSNKNTKDAKLLLPIYPRVAPLQKIFIDDLTATHSMDRRRQWRVPWFILLMCFMQISLHLISNECMQRRLIYRPESCHEYWRYFTYMLLHADVWHLSINMCLQCFIGIWLELEQGHCRVGLVYIAGGICGALANAWLQPELLLLGASAGVYAMLCSHVPHLVLNFSQLSHRFVRIAVILILLVSDVAFTVYHFCINHNRNPRISLDAHLGGILAGFLCGFIFYRRLERISTTTTTWHFLSTRSA